From Micrococcus porci, one genomic window encodes:
- a CDS encoding LysM peptidoglycan-binding domain-containing protein, producing the protein MTAVTAVLSRTHQLTSVRARPTRAVAASTRAAARTSGVRLTRRGRLLFRGLPVILSVAAATVAAAFFAGVLFSPPAVSADTPAEELQTVTVMPGDSLWTIARDVAPEADRRDTMRRIDELNGLEGRDPELGQELYVPPTR; encoded by the coding sequence ATGACCGCCGTCACCGCTGTGCTCTCCCGGACCCACCAGCTCACCTCCGTCCGCGCGCGGCCGACCCGCGCCGTCGCGGCCTCCACCCGTGCCGCCGCGCGGACGTCCGGCGTGCGACTGACCCGCCGCGGGCGCCTGCTCTTCCGCGGGCTGCCCGTCATCCTCTCCGTGGCCGCCGCCACCGTTGCCGCCGCGTTCTTCGCGGGTGTCCTCTTCTCCCCGCCCGCCGTGTCGGCGGACACCCCGGCCGAGGAGCTCCAGACCGTCACGGTGATGCCCGGGGACAGCCTCTGGACCATCGCGCGGGACGTCGCCCCGGAGGCGGACCGCCGGGACACCATGCGCCGCATCGACGAGCTGAACGGCCTCGAGGGCCGGGACCCGGAGCTCGGCCAGGAGCTCTACGTGCCCCCGACGCGCTGA
- the lexA gene encoding transcriptional repressor LexA, with the protein MATSPTPPPGGAQPLTDRQRRIVRTIRQAIAERGYPPSMREIGDAAGLASLSSVTHQLGQLERFGYLRRDPGRPRALEVLRDEDGAAAVADAAPGAPEIPSWHTGASEDATVEVPWVGRIAAGGPILADQQVEDVMAVPRRLTGEGDLFMLRVVGDSMVDAAICDGDWVVVRRQETAENGDIVAALLDDEATVKTLRRRDGHTWLLPQNTAYEPILGDHATLMGRVVTVLRAL; encoded by the coding sequence ATGGCCACCTCGCCGACGCCGCCCCCCGGCGGCGCCCAGCCCCTGACCGACCGGCAGCGTCGGATCGTGCGCACGATCCGCCAGGCCATCGCCGAGCGCGGGTATCCGCCGTCCATGCGGGAGATCGGCGACGCCGCGGGCCTCGCGTCCCTCTCCTCCGTCACCCACCAGCTCGGGCAGCTCGAGCGGTTCGGCTACCTCCGGCGCGATCCGGGACGCCCGCGGGCCCTCGAGGTGCTGCGGGACGAGGACGGCGCCGCCGCGGTCGCAGACGCCGCCCCGGGGGCACCGGAGATCCCGTCCTGGCACACGGGTGCGTCCGAGGATGCCACGGTGGAGGTCCCCTGGGTCGGGCGGATCGCGGCCGGCGGGCCGATCCTGGCCGATCAGCAGGTCGAGGACGTCATGGCCGTCCCGCGCCGGCTCACCGGCGAGGGCGACCTGTTCATGCTGCGCGTCGTCGGCGACTCCATGGTGGACGCCGCCATCTGCGACGGCGACTGGGTGGTCGTCCGGCGCCAGGAGACCGCGGAGAACGGGGACATCGTGGCCGCGCTGCTCGACGACGAGGCCACCGTGAAGACGCTGCGACGACGCGACGGGCACACCTGGCTGCTGCCGCAGAACACGGCCTACGAGCCGATCCTCGGCGACCACGCGACCCTGATGGGCCGCGTGGTCACCGTCCTCCGCGCGCTCTGA
- a CDS encoding ATP-dependent DNA helicase, which produces MTDSTTGPAGAVPTTDREEEALRLLDVVVEATGGQQRAGQREMVLQVARALESRRHLLVQAGTGTGKSLAYLIPALQHAMDQEDPVVVATATLALQAQIMKRDAPRLVQALAGELPREPVVALVKGRSNYLCRHKVDGGYPGDEGEETLFEVADDGGLIGSGEDGEPSSPLGKEVMYLRAWADVTETGDRDDLEVPVTDRAWRQVSVNAVDCLGATRCPLAEECFSERARADAADADVVVTNHAMLAISAFEGLAVLPAYSAVIVDEAHELQDRVTGAVTGQLSGSIVHGAATSLRRHTSVAVEDLAQAAAGLDRAFTDTPSGLIQGGPDDVQEQALTAVLSAARQCFSDLGKDKEGEADAGRQMARSRLLEVVEVAERMLAAHPEADFPEVLWATRPGRFEPGSGWQPGDEADPPQLYVAPISVAGRLREGLFGKATTVLTSATLTVGQGERRFDSVAGDVGLAGPDAPRFTALDVGSPFDYPRQGVLYVARHLPKPGRTASPESLDELEALLRASNGGALGLFSSRRAAEDAAEHMRRRLGRGHTVLCQGDATLSALVRQFADEPDTSLFGTMSLWQGVDVPGPSLRLVVIDRIPFPRPDDPLSQARTRDVARHGGNGFMRVSATHAAVRMAQGAGRLVRSVEDRGVVAVLDSRLATERYGGYITSALPDFWRTTDRAVVRGVLERLAREAH; this is translated from the coding sequence ATGACGGATTCGACGACGGGACCCGCCGGCGCCGTGCCGACCACGGACCGCGAGGAGGAGGCCCTGCGCCTGCTCGACGTGGTGGTCGAGGCCACCGGCGGCCAGCAGCGCGCCGGCCAGCGGGAGATGGTGCTCCAGGTGGCGCGCGCCCTGGAGTCGCGACGGCACCTGCTGGTGCAGGCCGGCACGGGCACGGGCAAGTCGCTGGCCTACCTGATCCCGGCGCTGCAGCACGCCATGGACCAGGAGGACCCCGTCGTCGTCGCCACGGCCACGCTCGCCCTGCAGGCCCAGATCATGAAGCGGGACGCCCCGCGGCTGGTCCAGGCGCTCGCGGGGGAGCTGCCGCGGGAGCCCGTCGTCGCCCTCGTCAAGGGCCGCTCGAACTACCTGTGCCGGCACAAGGTGGACGGCGGCTACCCCGGGGACGAGGGGGAGGAGACCCTCTTCGAGGTCGCCGACGACGGCGGCCTCATCGGCTCCGGCGAGGACGGCGAGCCCTCGTCCCCGCTCGGCAAGGAGGTGATGTACCTCCGGGCGTGGGCGGACGTCACCGAGACCGGTGACCGCGACGACCTGGAGGTCCCCGTCACGGACCGGGCCTGGCGGCAGGTCTCCGTGAACGCCGTGGACTGCCTGGGGGCGACCCGCTGCCCGCTGGCGGAGGAGTGCTTCTCCGAACGCGCCCGCGCGGACGCCGCCGACGCCGACGTGGTGGTCACCAACCACGCGATGCTCGCCATCAGCGCGTTCGAGGGCCTGGCGGTGCTGCCGGCGTACTCGGCGGTGATCGTCGACGAGGCCCACGAGCTGCAGGACCGCGTCACCGGTGCGGTGACGGGGCAGCTGTCCGGGTCGATCGTGCACGGGGCGGCGACGTCCCTGCGGCGGCACACCTCCGTCGCCGTCGAGGACCTGGCGCAGGCCGCCGCGGGGCTGGACCGCGCGTTCACGGACACCCCCTCCGGTCTGATCCAGGGCGGCCCGGACGACGTCCAGGAGCAGGCGCTCACGGCGGTCCTCTCGGCCGCGCGCCAGTGCTTCTCCGACCTCGGGAAGGACAAGGAGGGGGAGGCGGACGCCGGCCGGCAGATGGCCCGGTCCCGGCTGCTGGAGGTGGTCGAGGTGGCCGAGCGGATGCTGGCGGCCCACCCCGAGGCGGACTTCCCGGAGGTCCTGTGGGCCACCCGCCCCGGCCGGTTCGAGCCGGGCTCCGGCTGGCAGCCCGGGGACGAGGCCGACCCGCCGCAGCTGTACGTCGCCCCGATCTCGGTGGCCGGCAGGCTGCGGGAGGGCCTGTTCGGCAAGGCGACCACGGTGCTCACCTCCGCCACCCTCACCGTGGGGCAGGGGGAGCGGCGCTTCGACTCCGTGGCCGGGGACGTCGGCCTGGCGGGACCGGACGCCCCGCGGTTCACGGCGCTCGACGTCGGCAGCCCGTTCGACTATCCGAGGCAGGGCGTGCTCTATGTGGCGCGGCACCTGCCGAAGCCGGGCCGCACCGCCTCGCCGGAGTCCCTCGACGAGCTCGAGGCGCTGCTGCGGGCGTCCAACGGCGGCGCGCTGGGGCTCTTCTCCTCGCGCCGGGCCGCGGAGGACGCCGCCGAGCACATGCGCCGGCGCCTGGGCAGGGGCCACACGGTCCTCTGCCAGGGCGACGCCACGCTCTCGGCGCTGGTGCGGCAGTTCGCGGACGAGCCGGACACGTCCCTGTTCGGCACCATGAGCCTGTGGCAGGGCGTGGACGTGCCCGGGCCCTCGCTGCGCCTCGTGGTGATCGACCGGATCCCGTTCCCGCGTCCGGACGACCCGCTGTCCCAGGCGCGGACCCGGGACGTCGCCCGGCACGGCGGCAACGGGTTCATGCGGGTCTCCGCCACCCACGCGGCGGTGCGCATGGCGCAGGGCGCCGGGCGCCTGGTGCGCTCCGTGGAGGACCGAGGCGTCGTGGCCGTGCTCGACTCGCGCCTGGCCACCGAGCGGTACGGCGGCTACATCACCAGCGCCCTGCCGGACTTCTGGCGCACCACCGACCGCGCGGTGGTGCGCGGCGTGCTGGAGCGGTTGGCCCGCGAGGCGCACTGA
- the hflX gene encoding GTPase HflX: MTEEKNPTPAGGSEDEIQAVIDRILAADDARRATEREAAGRGSADSAAADHEGAPDRSGALAGRALALAEGGDGHTAADGDQDELAARHSLKRVQGLSTELEDMTEVEYRQLRLERVVLAGVWTEGTAEDAENSLRELAALAETAGSEVLDGVIQRRATPDPATFLGKGKARELADVVALTGADTVIVDSELAPSQRRALEDVVRVKVIDRTALILDIFAQHATSREGRAQVELAQLEYLLPRLRGWGESMSRQAGGRAAGGEGIGSRGPGETKIELDRRRIRTRMAKLKKDIAGMKPAREAKRANRRRNRVPSVAIAGYTNAGKSSLLNRLTHAGVLVQNALFATLDPTVRKAVTPDGIGYTLSDTVGFVRNLPTQLVEAFRSTLEEVADADVILHVVDASHPDPEGQIAAVRSVLREVDAQSVPEIIVLNKADAAEPDVIARIRAKEPHTVVVSARTGEGIPELESAISATIPRPDVRLELLVPFTDGQVVSRLHSVDAEILSETYEETGTRLTVLVRRDIAADLEGYRVDAAAGDDAQEAASA, translated from the coding sequence ATGACTGAAGAGAAGAACCCCACTCCCGCCGGCGGCTCCGAGGACGAGATCCAGGCCGTGATCGACCGCATCCTGGCCGCCGACGACGCTCGCCGCGCCACCGAGCGCGAGGCGGCCGGGCGCGGCTCCGCGGACAGCGCCGCCGCGGACCACGAGGGCGCCCCGGACCGCTCCGGCGCGCTCGCGGGCCGCGCACTCGCCCTCGCCGAGGGCGGCGACGGCCACACCGCGGCGGACGGCGACCAGGACGAGCTCGCCGCGCGCCACTCCCTCAAGCGCGTGCAGGGCCTGTCCACCGAGCTCGAGGACATGACCGAGGTCGAGTACCGCCAGCTGCGCCTGGAGCGCGTGGTGCTGGCCGGCGTGTGGACGGAGGGCACCGCGGAGGATGCGGAGAACTCCCTGCGCGAGCTCGCCGCGCTCGCGGAGACCGCCGGCTCGGAGGTCCTGGACGGCGTCATCCAGCGCCGCGCGACACCGGACCCGGCCACGTTCCTCGGCAAGGGCAAGGCCCGCGAGCTGGCCGACGTCGTCGCGCTCACCGGCGCGGACACCGTGATCGTGGACTCGGAGCTGGCCCCGTCCCAGCGCCGCGCCCTCGAGGACGTGGTGCGCGTGAAGGTCATCGACCGCACCGCCCTGATCCTCGACATCTTCGCCCAGCACGCCACGTCCCGCGAGGGGCGGGCCCAGGTGGAGCTCGCCCAGCTCGAGTACCTGCTGCCGCGCCTGCGCGGCTGGGGCGAGTCCATGTCCCGCCAGGCGGGCGGCCGGGCCGCCGGCGGCGAGGGCATCGGCTCGCGCGGCCCCGGCGAGACGAAGATCGAGCTGGACCGGCGACGCATCCGCACCCGCATGGCCAAGCTGAAGAAGGACATCGCCGGCATGAAGCCGGCGCGCGAGGCCAAGCGGGCCAACCGGCGGCGCAACCGGGTGCCCTCGGTGGCGATCGCGGGTTACACGAACGCGGGCAAGTCCTCGCTGCTGAACCGCCTCACCCACGCGGGCGTGCTGGTGCAGAACGCGCTGTTCGCCACCCTGGACCCGACGGTCCGCAAGGCGGTCACGCCGGACGGCATCGGCTACACGCTCTCCGACACCGTGGGCTTCGTGCGCAACCTGCCCACGCAGCTCGTGGAGGCGTTCCGTTCGACCCTGGAGGAGGTCGCGGACGCGGACGTGATCCTGCACGTCGTGGACGCCTCCCATCCGGACCCGGAGGGCCAGATCGCCGCGGTGCGCTCCGTGCTGCGGGAGGTGGACGCCCAGTCCGTCCCGGAGATCATCGTGCTGAACAAGGCGGACGCCGCCGAGCCGGACGTGATCGCCCGCATCCGCGCCAAGGAGCCGCACACCGTGGTGGTCTCCGCCCGCACCGGCGAGGGCATCCCGGAGCTGGAGTCCGCCATCTCCGCGACCATCCCGCGCCCGGACGTGCGCCTCGAGCTGCTCGTGCCCTTCACGGACGGGCAGGTGGTCTCCCGCCTGCACTCGGTGGACGCGGAGATCCTCTCCGAGACGTACGAGGAGACCGGCACCCGGCTCACGGTTCTCGTCCGCCGGGACATCGCCGCAGACCTGGAGGGCTACCGGGTGGACGCCGCCGCAGGCGATGACGCCCAGGAGGCCGCCTCGGCATGA
- a CDS encoding GNAT family N-acetyltransferase, which produces MDFIVRPCTPEDEPSWLRCRVLAFLDTQNHDDVHAAHPVPDPDVADPADSLQWVAVVRDGPDAGTVAGILDASVGAADGDDAGLATIDTLAVHPDHRRRGLAGRLFEAVLERLPERVGHVDVWTREDEAANAWYRAHGFARDHVYLQVHLESWVDGDDVAALIRTPPALSAPVKGLFHASLEDEAWIRERFHRVVRVSRYVRPVGMTG; this is translated from the coding sequence ATGGACTTCATCGTCCGCCCCTGCACACCCGAGGACGAGCCGTCGTGGCTGCGCTGCCGGGTCCTCGCCTTCCTCGACACCCAGAACCACGACGACGTCCACGCCGCCCACCCCGTCCCCGACCCCGACGTGGCCGACCCCGCGGACTCGCTCCAGTGGGTCGCCGTGGTGCGTGACGGGCCTGACGCCGGCACGGTCGCCGGGATCCTCGACGCATCCGTGGGCGCCGCGGACGGCGACGACGCCGGGCTGGCCACGATCGACACCCTGGCCGTCCATCCGGACCACCGACGTCGGGGCCTGGCCGGCCGCCTGTTCGAGGCCGTCCTGGAGCGGCTGCCCGAGCGGGTCGGGCACGTGGACGTGTGGACGCGCGAGGACGAGGCGGCGAACGCCTGGTACCGCGCGCACGGCTTCGCCCGGGACCACGTGTACCTCCAGGTCCACCTGGAGAGCTGGGTGGACGGCGACGACGTCGCGGCCCTGATCCGGACCCCGCCCGCCCTCTCGGCCCCCGTCAAGGGGCTCTTCCACGCCTCCCTCGAGGACGAGGCGTGGATTCGCGAACGCTTCCACCGGGTGGTCCGCGTGAGCCGGTACGTCCGCCCCGTGGGGATGACCGGCTAG
- a CDS encoding NAD(P)-binding domain-containing protein produces the protein MTPHPDRHVTVLVVGAGQAGLSAAHHLRRRGFLPVGPGEAPGPAPGGSPGTFAVLDAEDRPGGAWLHRWDTLTMGSVNHIHELPGHPVPPADPDAQANAVLPAYFAEYEERFDLRVHRPVRVSRVERIGEPGAAEGFRVHTDTGTWTCGFLVNATGTWTSPHWPAVPGRREFRGRQLHTHDYRGPQEFAGRRVVVVGMGVSATQHLAEVSRVADTLWVTRREPRWIDDPDPGHLAESVEGVDERTRLGLAPRSVVSATGMFRSDWVREAQARGVLERHPMFERIEPDGVRMPDGSLERADVILWATGFRPAVRHLAPLRLRTPDGGIRAAHGRALDEPRLFLIGYGPSQSTVGANRAGRDAVRAILADLRAAGAA, from the coding sequence ATGACCCCGCACCCGGACCGGCACGTCACCGTCCTCGTGGTCGGCGCCGGCCAGGCCGGGCTCTCCGCCGCCCACCACCTGCGCCGCCGCGGCTTCCTGCCCGTCGGCCCCGGCGAGGCCCCGGGACCGGCCCCCGGGGGGTCGCCGGGCACGTTCGCCGTCCTCGACGCCGAGGACCGTCCCGGCGGGGCGTGGCTGCACCGCTGGGACACCCTCACGATGGGCTCGGTCAACCACATCCACGAGCTGCCCGGCCACCCGGTGCCGCCGGCGGACCCGGACGCGCAGGCCAACGCGGTGCTGCCCGCCTACTTCGCCGAGTACGAGGAGCGCTTCGACCTGCGCGTGCACCGCCCCGTGCGCGTGTCGAGGGTGGAACGGATCGGCGAGCCCGGGGCCGCCGAGGGGTTCCGGGTGCACACCGACACGGGCACGTGGACGTGCGGGTTCCTGGTCAACGCCACCGGGACGTGGACCTCGCCGCACTGGCCGGCGGTGCCGGGCCGGCGGGAGTTCCGCGGCCGGCAGCTGCACACCCACGACTACCGCGGCCCGCAGGAGTTCGCCGGGCGGCGCGTGGTGGTCGTGGGCATGGGCGTCTCCGCGACCCAGCACCTGGCCGAGGTCTCGCGCGTGGCGGACACGCTCTGGGTGACCAGGCGCGAGCCCCGCTGGATCGACGACCCGGACCCGGGCCACCTCGCCGAGTCGGTGGAGGGCGTCGACGAGCGCACCCGCCTCGGCCTGGCCCCGCGCTCCGTGGTGAGCGCGACCGGCATGTTCCGCTCCGACTGGGTGCGCGAGGCGCAGGCCCGCGGAGTGCTCGAGCGCCACCCCATGTTCGAGCGGATCGAGCCGGACGGGGTGCGCATGCCCGACGGCTCCCTCGAGCGCGCCGACGTCATCCTCTGGGCCACCGGCTTCCGCCCCGCCGTCCGCCACCTCGCCCCGCTGCGCCTGCGCACGCCCGACGGCGGCATCCGGGCGGCGCACGGCCGCGCCCTCGACGAGCCGCGCCTGTTCCTCATCGGCTACGGGCCGTCCCAGTCCACCGTGGGCGCCAACCGGGCCGGCCGGGACGCCGTGCGGGCGATCCTGGCGGACCTGCGGGCCGCCGGCGCCGCCTGA
- a CDS encoding class I SAM-dependent methyltransferase — protein MDAVTSPAHYFSPDPGTPERRRRVDVEIAGRRVTLQTANGVFSPDGIDKGTAALLSAVPAPPARGAFLDVGAGWGPLALTLALTSPEAEVTGVEVNERSLALARDNAAAVGAQNARFLTPEQVPDDARFDLIWSNPPIRIGKAALHDLLAQWLPRLAPGGEAWLVVQKNLGADSLLPWISGMLQERAPGEFTATRAATVKGFRILRISRAAESSS, from the coding sequence ATGGACGCCGTGACCTCGCCTGCGCACTACTTCTCCCCCGACCCCGGCACCCCTGAGCGGCGCCGCCGCGTCGACGTCGAGATCGCCGGGCGGCGCGTCACCCTGCAGACCGCCAACGGCGTGTTCTCCCCGGACGGGATCGACAAGGGCACCGCGGCCCTGCTCTCCGCCGTCCCCGCGCCCCCGGCGCGCGGCGCGTTCCTCGACGTCGGCGCCGGCTGGGGCCCGCTCGCCCTCACCCTGGCCCTGACCTCCCCCGAGGCCGAGGTGACCGGCGTCGAGGTGAACGAGCGCTCCCTGGCCCTGGCGCGCGACAACGCGGCCGCCGTCGGGGCGCAGAACGCGCGCTTCCTCACCCCCGAGCAGGTCCCGGACGACGCCCGGTTCGACCTGATCTGGTCCAACCCGCCGATCCGCATCGGCAAGGCCGCCCTGCACGACCTGCTCGCGCAGTGGCTGCCGCGCCTGGCCCCCGGCGGCGAGGCCTGGCTCGTGGTGCAGAAGAACCTCGGGGCGGACTCGCTGCTGCCGTGGATCTCCGGGATGCTCCAGGAGCGGGCGCCCGGGGAGTTCACGGCGACGCGGGCGGCCACGGTCAAGGGCTTCCGGATCCTGCGGATCTCGCGGGCGGCCGAATCGTCCTCCTGA
- a CDS encoding dihydrolipoyl dehydrogenase family protein: MSSLDTVKDTVTTAGTAELETDILVIGWGKGGKTLAKTLGSQGRKVTLVERDAGMVGGTCINVACVPTKALVHRADAVRPGDDPDAAVASAWDFRDALTSKLRDANRAMLEDLDAVTLVQGEARFTGERTVEVRPAEAADGDDDGERLTIRARHVVVNTGTTPLRPEMPGVDLPGVHDSETLQLQMDRTRAPRRAVVVGSGPVGLELASMLAGFGAEVTVLVRGEQILPDESDAVRDSLVEALQDRGVRLATGASATGFAEADGGLRVDLEEGEPIAADIVVLATGRASTAEALDPAAAGIELDEKGFIAVDEHLRTSAPDVWAVGDVNGGPQQTYISLDDHRIVTGQLAGDGAYSRADRVAVPTTVFTTPPLGSVGMTAEQAREAGHEVKVASKPVAKIAAMPRPKIEEDAHGVIEVVVDAATDLVLGARLHCVEAQELVNLVALAMRADVTASALRDGIWTHPSATEALNEVLGELS; encoded by the coding sequence ATGAGCAGCCTGGACACCGTGAAGGACACCGTAACCACCGCCGGCACCGCCGAGCTCGAGACCGACATCCTGGTGATCGGCTGGGGCAAGGGCGGCAAGACCCTGGCCAAGACGCTCGGCTCCCAGGGCCGCAAGGTCACCCTCGTGGAGCGCGACGCCGGCATGGTCGGCGGCACCTGCATCAACGTGGCGTGCGTGCCCACCAAGGCCCTCGTCCACCGCGCCGACGCCGTCCGCCCCGGGGACGACCCGGACGCCGCCGTCGCCTCCGCCTGGGACTTCCGCGACGCCCTCACCTCGAAGCTGCGCGACGCGAACCGCGCCATGCTCGAGGACCTGGACGCCGTCACCCTCGTCCAGGGCGAGGCCCGCTTCACCGGCGAGCGCACCGTCGAGGTCCGCCCCGCCGAGGCCGCGGACGGCGACGACGACGGCGAGCGCCTGACCATCCGCGCCCGGCACGTGGTCGTCAACACCGGCACCACCCCCCTGCGCCCCGAGATGCCCGGCGTGGACCTGCCCGGCGTGCACGACTCCGAGACCCTGCAGCTGCAGATGGACCGCACCCGCGCGCCGCGCCGCGCCGTCGTCGTCGGCTCCGGCCCCGTGGGCCTGGAGCTGGCCTCCATGCTGGCCGGCTTCGGCGCCGAGGTGACCGTCCTGGTGCGGGGCGAGCAGATCCTGCCCGACGAGTCCGACGCGGTCCGCGACTCCCTGGTCGAGGCCCTGCAGGACCGCGGCGTGCGCCTGGCCACCGGGGCCTCCGCCACGGGCTTCGCCGAGGCCGACGGCGGCCTGCGCGTGGACCTCGAGGAGGGCGAGCCGATCGCCGCGGACATCGTGGTGCTGGCCACGGGCCGCGCGTCGACCGCCGAGGCCCTGGACCCGGCGGCCGCCGGCATCGAGCTGGACGAGAAGGGCTTCATCGCCGTCGACGAGCACCTGCGCACCTCGGCGCCGGACGTGTGGGCCGTGGGCGACGTCAACGGCGGGCCGCAGCAGACCTACATCTCCCTCGACGACCACCGGATCGTCACCGGCCAGCTCGCCGGGGACGGCGCGTACTCGCGCGCCGACCGTGTGGCCGTGCCCACCACGGTCTTCACGACGCCGCCGCTCGGCTCGGTCGGCATGACCGCGGAGCAGGCCCGCGAGGCCGGCCACGAGGTGAAGGTCGCCTCCAAGCCCGTGGCGAAGATCGCCGCCATGCCGCGCCCGAAGATCGAGGAGGACGCGCACGGCGTCATCGAGGTGGTCGTGGACGCCGCCACCGACCTCGTGCTCGGCGCCCGCCTGCACTGCGTGGAGGCGCAGGAGCTCGTGAACCTCGTGGCCCTGGCCATGCGCGCGGACGTGACGGCGTCGGCGCTGCGCGACGGGATCTGGACGCACCCCTCCGCCACCGAGGCCCTCAACGAGGTGCTCGGCGAGCTGAGCTGA
- the dapF gene encoding diaminopimelate epimerase: MTEQPAAPAAQDPLHASAPRVPFTKGHGTGNDFVLIADPDGNTQLDAQHVARLADRHRGIGADGVIRAVRSARLPEGEALLAEHPEAEWFMDYRNGDGSIAEMCGNGVRVFVHFLVEKGLVDLAPGQAITIGTRAGVKAVTRLEHGYAIDMGPWSYLDPELAEEAASDSMVLAHGLPDPRPALSVSLGNPHTVVPLASFADLQGLDLGRAPEVDPAPPHGTNVEFVAAHEPLVREGVGRVRMRVHERGVGETQSCGTGACAVAVAMRAWAGDQGTDSWLIEVPGGVLAVDVVPGPEGAEHVVLSGPAELVFDGELTV, encoded by the coding sequence ATGACCGAGCAGCCCGCGGCGCCCGCCGCCCAGGACCCCCTCCACGCGAGCGCGCCGCGCGTGCCGTTCACGAAGGGCCATGGCACGGGCAACGACTTCGTGCTGATCGCCGACCCGGACGGCAACACGCAGCTCGACGCCCAGCACGTCGCGCGGCTGGCCGACCGGCACCGGGGGATCGGCGCCGACGGCGTCATCCGCGCCGTGCGGTCCGCGCGCCTGCCGGAGGGTGAGGCGCTGCTCGCCGAGCACCCCGAGGCTGAGTGGTTCATGGACTACCGCAACGGCGACGGCTCGATCGCCGAGATGTGCGGCAACGGGGTGCGCGTCTTCGTGCACTTCCTGGTCGAGAAGGGTCTCGTGGACCTGGCCCCCGGCCAAGCGATCACCATCGGCACGCGCGCCGGCGTGAAGGCCGTGACCCGGCTCGAGCACGGCTACGCGATCGACATGGGCCCCTGGTCCTACCTCGACCCCGAGCTGGCGGAGGAGGCGGCGTCGGACTCGATGGTCCTCGCCCACGGCCTCCCCGATCCGCGGCCGGCGCTGAGCGTGTCGCTGGGCAACCCCCACACCGTGGTCCCGCTGGCCTCCTTCGCCGACCTGCAGGGCCTGGACCTGGGCCGCGCTCCCGAGGTGGACCCCGCTCCGCCGCACGGCACGAACGTCGAGTTCGTGGCCGCGCACGAGCCGCTCGTGCGCGAGGGCGTGGGCCGCGTGCGGATGCGCGTGCACGAGCGCGGGGTGGGTGAGACCCAGTCCTGCGGGACGGGCGCGTGCGCGGTGGCCGTGGCGATGCGCGCATGGGCGGGCGACCAGGGCACCGACTCGTGGCTCATCGAGGTGCCCGGCGGTGTGCTGGCCGTCGACGTCGTGCCGGGCCCGGAGGGGGCCGAGCACGTGGTCCTCTCGGGCCCGGCCGAGCTGGTCTTCGACGGCGAGCTCACCGTCTGA
- the miaA gene encoding tRNA (adenosine(37)-N6)-dimethylallyltransferase MiaA, with translation MSAAAARPPVVAVVGATATGKSALAVALAHALDGEVVNGDALQFYRGMDVGTAKVTQAEREGVPHHLLDVLDVGQEASVAAFQSAARDLFDQIRARGRTPILVGGSGLYVRAALDVLEFPPTDPALRAELEARAQREGLTGLRAELAALDPASAERLRDARRIVRALEVCRLTGRPFSAFMPERTYAPEVAPVVQLGLRLDRAELHQRIAARVERMLAGGLLDEVRRLDVPGPDGLRQGPTASRAIGYAQMLAVLDGELTAAEAAEQTVVATRRFARRQETWFRADPRVVWLDAQGEDVVAAALAVVAGDAT, from the coding sequence ATGTCCGCCGCCGCGGCCCGGCCGCCCGTCGTCGCCGTCGTCGGGGCGACGGCGACGGGCAAGTCCGCCCTCGCCGTCGCCCTGGCGCACGCGCTGGACGGCGAGGTGGTCAACGGGGACGCCCTGCAGTTCTACCGGGGGATGGACGTGGGCACGGCGAAGGTCACCCAGGCCGAGCGCGAGGGCGTCCCGCACCATCTGCTGGACGTGCTCGACGTCGGCCAGGAGGCCTCGGTGGCGGCCTTCCAGTCCGCGGCCCGCGACCTGTTCGACCAGATCCGCGCGCGGGGTCGGACCCCGATCCTCGTGGGCGGCTCCGGGCTGTACGTGCGGGCGGCGCTGGACGTGCTCGAGTTCCCGCCCACGGACCCGGCGCTGCGGGCCGAGCTGGAGGCGCGCGCGCAGCGGGAGGGCCTGACCGGGCTGAGGGCCGAGCTGGCCGCCCTGGACCCGGCCTCGGCGGAGCGGCTGCGGGACGCCCGCCGCATCGTGCGCGCGCTGGAGGTGTGCCGGCTGACGGGCCGCCCGTTCTCCGCGTTCATGCCGGAGCGCACATACGCCCCGGAGGTCGCCCCCGTGGTGCAGCTCGGCCTGCGCCTGGACCGGGCCGAGCTGCACCAGCGGATCGCGGCCCGGGTGGAGCGCATGCTGGCCGGGGGGCTGCTGGACGAGGTCCGCCGCCTCGACGTCCCCGGGCCGGACGGGCTGCGGCAGGGGCCGACCGCGTCCCGCGCGATCGGCTACGCCCAGATGCTCGCCGTCCTCGACGGCGAGCTCACCGCGGCGGAGGCGGCCGAGCAGACCGTCGTGGCCACGCGCCGGTTCGCCCGACGCCAGGAGACCTGGTTCCGGGCCGACCCACGCGTCGTCTGGCTCGACGCGCAGGGCGAGGACGTCGTGGCGGCGGCGCTCGCCGTCGTCGCCGGGGACGCCACCTAG